In Salinirubrum litoreum, the sequence GGCCCACCGCCGACGCGGGACGTATAGATGACGTAGAATTCTTCGTCGATATCGTATACCTGGACCTTCACTGCGACGTCGTCATCGTAACCGACGATCTGCGAGACGATTTCAACAGGGTCCGGATGTACGAAGTCAAGAGAGAATTGCTTGTCACCGGGATGGTGGTAGTAGACGTGGCCCATCTGCGTACACAGTACTCATCTGCGCTTATTAATCAAGTTCACGAGCGGATTGTCTCGCCGTGTACTATTCTTTCTCGACTCGGAGGAAGTTCAGCATGCATTCCTGCGGGAGGATCCCACCATGGTAATAACGGGCGTCGGTAAGTCCGCTTTTGCTGTTGTACTGTCGGGGTTTGGCAAGCAATCGAACTGACGTTTTCAGATATTCTGTCCCGGGTGTCTGACCCGTGACTCGGACGCCTGTTCCGGCGTCCTCGATGTCGTCTCCAGCGATTCGCCGATATTTGACCTCCCCATCTCCGTCGTAGCTAGAAATCGATTCCATTGTAGTCCCCTTCGGGAGCAGGACGAATCCGTGATCCGTCACGACGTAGATTCGATCCCAGTGTTCGTTCTCTAGCTTCTCTGTAATCAGATCGTAGAGTTCGTCGATGTAACTGGTGAAGTGACTCTCTGGATTGTCGAGTTCATTCTCACCGATGTCGTCGATGTCCTTGTCGTAGTAGGCGATTTGGTGGTGTTGCCACCCTGAATCGCGATCGTTCGGTACGTCCCATCCCTCTCGTTCAAGGACTTTCACTCGGTTTCCTTTGTTGTCGAGACGCTGGCCACCTCGTTCGACAGAGAGCTTCCCGTTCCGGAGTTTGACACGGAACCTGTGGGCTCGCCCCGGTGTGAGTGCAGCCATCCCGAACTTGGTCTCCGATGGAAGTGTGCTAACTCTGGTCTCTTCGGCGATCGAATAGTCTTCTCGAAGGCGGTTGGCTAGCTCCCGAGCGAGGTCTAATCGCAGCGCATCAATCAGAAATAGGGCGACTGTTTCTCCTGTTGCGAGATCCTGCTCGTTGTCAGTCCACCACTCGTAGGCAGCGTCTTTCCCCGCCAGAGGCGATCCAGTACTGAACGAACTGACTACTGCCTCGCTCATCTTCTCAAGATAGTTCATATACCGCGTCTCTAAGAGCTCGGCGCGAATCTCAGGGAGCGATTCCGTCGCCGGGTGAGAGTTGAGCAGTCTATCTTGCTCGGGTTCACCTGTGATCTCGAGTTCCAACACCCCATAGTCGATCTTCCAGGTTCCGTCTTCCTGATCGGCATACTGGTCGAAGGGGTCGAACGACTGGGACCGCTCTTCCCAGGCTGCAAACCGCAATTCCAACTCGGCTACTTGTTCGGCTTGTTCCCAGAGCGTCGTCCAGGGAATATCGTCCGGATACACTCCAAGAGCTTCTTGGCGTTCGTTCGCCCTTTCGACACACTCCGTGTACTTCCCCTCTTCTAATGATTCGAGCCAAGCATTCCACAGAGCGGCATCAAGGGCCCCATCAACCGGACAGGCCGCGAGCTCCCACGCATCGTCGGATGATTCGATTACGTCCCCCCAGTAGCTCTCACTCAGATAGCGCTCTGCCAACCGCTTGCTATGTCGGGAATCGACAATTCGTTTGAGTGGATTGATGTCGCCAAGGGTGCTACCCACGTTTCCATATCCCTCGGGGAAGGCGTCGACATCCAATCCCTCAGCGACGAGCCAGCGAGCAACGGCCCACTTCCAGACGACGTCCTCGATCTCCTCTGGTGTTTCAGCATTGTCTGCGGGAGCGACGTGCCTGTCTTTTAGCGACTTTTGCAC encodes:
- the pglZ gene encoding BREX-5 system phosphatase PglZ, translated to MKSQPTTTLEDQAKAHLEDEFPDDYATAVRVVWWDDGGHLREVVRAAADRIGVGFSEAEQFPLELRRNAIDEPETPHVWYIPQAKENRDWFRDIRETGGEIELTIEQLTAELYEVNPWDIYDVERGTESDRETAANVIKTQFASGGIPRYGDLIGEIITKGEGQILEHLLEGGWPEIDKDDETIARVQKSLKDRHVAPADNAETPEEIEDVVWKWAVARWLVAEGLDVDAFPEGYGNVGSTLGDINPLKRIVDSRHSKRLAERYLSESYWGDVIESSDDAWELAACPVDGALDAALWNAWLESLEEGKYTECVERANERQEALGVYPDDIPWTTLWEQAEQVAELELRFAAWEERSQSFDPFDQYADQEDGTWKIDYGVLELEITGEPEQDRLLNSHPATESLPEIRAELLETRYMNYLEKMSEAVVSSFSTGSPLAGKDAAYEWWTDNEQDLATGETVALFLIDALRLDLARELANRLREDYSIAEETRVSTLPSETKFGMAALTPGRAHRFRVKLRNGKLSVERGGQRLDNKGNRVKVLEREGWDVPNDRDSGWQHHQIAYYDKDIDDIGENELDNPESHFTSYIDELYDLITEKLENEHWDRIYVVTDHGFVLLPKGTTMESISSYDGDGEVKYRRIAGDDIEDAGTGVRVTGQTPGTEYLKTSVRLLAKPRQYNSKSGLTDARYYHGGILPQECMLNFLRVEKE